The following are encoded together in the Myxococcus virescens genome:
- a CDS encoding DUF547 domain-containing protein, which yields MTLGVGSMRAQYKSTTIPAWNGLRVTRGELEGRAAPFPLGYAPAPVATSPAPRRRPHVFAVLLAVAALLGAAGALHVQGLLPARVPSPATPFSYHDYEKVLRHVRPDGDVDFASVGRERKTLDGFVDSLASFSPHNRPDVFPTPEDALAYWLNAYNALVLQQVVDGYPYLETVQQPVLGRFFWGRSWAVGGERLTLWALHNRVLRREFADPRIHLALFQAARGGPRLDGSHFQPEFLDSQLNEAGRRFVGDRRNVRLERDTVYLTSLFEEYREDFLAALPEGRGGNVLQFVWAFLPDTCEERPGCDTRSDLDRACGPRLDQCRIAFMERDWTLPDAAARPARP from the coding sequence ATGACCTTGGGGGTAGGCTCCATGAGGGCCCAGTATAAATCGACGACTATCCCTGCTTGGAATGGACTCCGAGTTACGCGGGGTGAACTGGAGGGCCGGGCAGCCCCCTTCCCCCTGGGTTATGCTCCCGCCCCCGTGGCCACCTCTCCCGCTCCTCGCCGTCGTCCCCACGTCTTCGCCGTGCTGCTCGCCGTGGCCGCGTTGCTGGGCGCGGCAGGTGCGCTGCATGTCCAGGGCCTTTTGCCCGCGCGCGTGCCCTCCCCCGCAACCCCGTTCAGCTACCACGACTACGAGAAGGTGCTGCGGCACGTGCGCCCGGACGGGGACGTGGACTTCGCCTCGGTGGGGCGCGAGCGCAAGACGCTGGACGGCTTCGTCGACTCGCTGGCGTCGTTCTCCCCCCACAACCGCCCGGACGTCTTCCCCACGCCGGAGGACGCGCTGGCCTACTGGCTCAACGCCTACAACGCGCTCGTGCTCCAGCAGGTGGTGGACGGCTACCCGTACCTCGAAACCGTGCAGCAGCCCGTGCTGGGGCGCTTCTTCTGGGGCCGCTCCTGGGCGGTGGGCGGTGAGCGGCTGACGCTGTGGGCGCTGCACAACCGCGTGCTGCGCCGCGAGTTCGCCGACCCGCGCATCCACCTGGCGCTCTTCCAGGCCGCGCGCGGAGGCCCCCGGCTGGACGGCTCGCACTTCCAGCCGGAGTTCCTGGACTCGCAGCTCAACGAGGCCGGACGCCGCTTCGTGGGCGACCGGCGCAACGTGCGGCTGGAGCGGGACACCGTCTACCTGACGTCGCTCTTCGAGGAGTACCGCGAGGACTTCCTCGCCGCGCTGCCCGAGGGCCGCGGCGGCAACGTGCTCCAGTTCGTCTGGGCCTTCCTGCCGGACACCTGCGAGGAGCGCCCGGGCTGCGACACCCGCAGTGATTTGGACCGCGCCTGCGGCCCCCGGCTGGACCAGTGCCGCATCGCCTTCATGGAGCGAGACTGGACGCTGCCGGACGCCGCCGCACGGCCCGCGCGTCCCTGA
- a CDS encoding Rieske 2Fe-2S domain-containing protein — translation MEPTPKVIRHFHPVLSARALGTRPVRVEVAGRAYALFRDGTGQPAALADACPHRFAPLSKGTVRADGRLQCPYHGWRFDAEGRGSNPSQPELRHCDARSFQVVERYGYLWLAERDTPLSAMPDMGDEGYVFGGAFSTPFAAPLHVSLDNFSEDEHTPYVHTRLGWDDPNAGRVEFEARNLEDRTEVHYRAPQRPAPIMTVLGVRDGDFFQNDWVTRFDPVRSQYTIRWVAPDGSPRPFITRANIFFVPETARTTRLHVFSFLRTEQRLLRPLLPVAARAAMALTWWEVRDDARFITTVADTPYSHKGMRLDRFDAPLVHQRRLLERIYYGAGPKMTGAVVPLTREAPGG, via the coding sequence ATGGAGCCTACCCCCAAGGTCATCCGTCACTTTCATCCGGTGCTCTCCGCCCGCGCGCTGGGCACCCGGCCGGTCCGCGTGGAGGTGGCGGGCCGCGCCTACGCGCTCTTCCGGGATGGCACGGGGCAGCCCGCGGCGCTCGCGGATGCCTGCCCCCATCGCTTCGCGCCGCTGTCCAAGGGGACTGTGCGCGCGGACGGCCGGCTCCAGTGTCCGTACCACGGCTGGCGCTTCGACGCGGAGGGGCGCGGCAGCAACCCCAGCCAGCCGGAGCTGCGCCACTGTGACGCGCGCAGCTTCCAGGTGGTGGAGCGCTACGGCTACCTCTGGCTGGCCGAGCGGGACACGCCGCTTTCGGCCATGCCCGACATGGGCGATGAGGGCTACGTCTTCGGCGGCGCGTTCTCCACGCCCTTCGCGGCGCCGCTGCACGTGTCGCTCGACAACTTCAGCGAGGACGAACACACGCCCTACGTCCACACCCGGCTGGGCTGGGACGACCCGAACGCGGGCCGGGTGGAGTTCGAGGCGCGCAACCTGGAGGACCGCACGGAGGTGCACTACCGCGCCCCGCAGCGACCCGCGCCCATCATGACGGTGCTGGGCGTGCGCGACGGTGACTTCTTCCAGAACGACTGGGTGACGCGCTTCGACCCGGTGCGCAGCCAGTACACCATCCGCTGGGTGGCGCCGGATGGCTCGCCGCGTCCCTTCATCACCCGGGCGAACATCTTCTTCGTGCCGGAGACGGCGCGCACCACGCGCCTGCACGTCTTCTCCTTCCTGCGCACCGAGCAGCGGCTGCTGCGTCCGCTGCTCCCCGTGGCGGCGCGGGCGGCCATGGCGCTCACCTGGTGGGAGGTGCGCGACGACGCGCGCTTCATCACCACCGTGGCGGACACGCCCTACAGTCACAAGGGCATGCGGTTGGACCGTTTCGACGCGCCGCTGGTGCACCAGCGGCGGCTCCTGGAGCGCATCTACTACGGCGCCGGCCCGAAGATGACGGGGGCCGTGGTGCCGCTCACCCGCGAGGCCCCGGGCGGCTGA
- a CDS encoding TolC family protein produces the protein MSSFLALSLAATLAAAPPPTLTLEDALNRARKENLDLKAAQARLAQADTASRKAWAGYLPNVTVNGAITRNSIEAVIPAGPLAPVEIVIQPRVQMQAQGQVRQAIIAPQLWAGIQAAYKAERVAELNVEQARREIFFGVAQAYYGTVAQAQAVAVQERLVELNSARAKDTQVRFEAGTVTRVALLRAEQDLARAEQDLIRARNAEASAKLVLATLLALDDPNFDVAPPPEPQVPEKTDTNVLVERSLEQRADVAAARESVELAQINKRGVWLSYLPNVQVSGTYNISNAAGLVGSNRIWLITLGASWTLWDGGLREANLQEASAVIAENRALQRKAELTARQEVNTAQLDLESALANRLKASQAVELARESHRLTEVSFKEGVATYLEVADANTALTQAEIGLVGERLQASLAGLRLLRAVGAFGARPLTTDLKVETSEAPFLQPLPEQTQPTQPTQEGPADAPRQP, from the coding sequence ATGAGTTCATTCCTGGCGCTGTCCCTCGCGGCCACCCTGGCCGCGGCACCGCCGCCTACGCTGACCCTGGAGGACGCGCTCAACCGCGCCCGCAAGGAGAACCTGGACCTCAAGGCCGCACAGGCCCGCCTCGCTCAGGCGGATACCGCGTCGCGCAAGGCCTGGGCCGGCTACCTCCCCAACGTCACCGTCAACGGCGCCATCACCCGCAACTCCATCGAAGCGGTGATTCCGGCGGGTCCGCTCGCGCCCGTGGAAATCGTCATCCAGCCGCGGGTGCAGATGCAGGCCCAGGGCCAGGTGCGGCAGGCCATCATCGCCCCGCAGCTGTGGGCCGGCATCCAAGCCGCCTACAAGGCGGAGCGCGTGGCGGAGCTCAACGTGGAGCAGGCGCGGCGCGAAATCTTCTTCGGCGTGGCGCAGGCGTACTACGGCACCGTGGCGCAGGCCCAGGCCGTGGCGGTGCAGGAGCGGCTGGTGGAGCTCAACAGCGCGCGCGCCAAGGACACGCAGGTCCGCTTCGAGGCGGGGACGGTGACGCGCGTGGCGCTGCTGCGCGCCGAGCAGGACCTGGCCCGTGCGGAGCAGGACCTGATCCGCGCGCGCAACGCGGAGGCGTCCGCCAAGCTGGTGCTGGCCACCCTGCTGGCGCTGGACGACCCGAACTTCGACGTGGCGCCGCCGCCGGAGCCCCAGGTGCCGGAGAAGACGGACACCAACGTGCTCGTCGAGCGCTCGCTCGAGCAGCGCGCGGACGTCGCCGCGGCGCGTGAGTCCGTGGAGCTGGCGCAAATCAACAAGCGCGGCGTGTGGCTCAGCTACCTGCCCAACGTGCAGGTCTCCGGTACCTACAACATCAGCAACGCGGCGGGCCTCGTGGGCTCCAACCGCATCTGGCTCATCACCCTGGGCGCCAGCTGGACGTTGTGGGACGGCGGCCTGCGTGAGGCCAACCTGCAGGAGGCCTCGGCCGTCATCGCGGAGAACCGGGCGTTGCAGCGCAAGGCGGAGCTCACCGCACGCCAGGAAGTGAATACCGCGCAGCTCGACCTGGAGAGCGCCCTGGCCAACCGCCTCAAGGCCTCGCAGGCCGTGGAGCTGGCGCGCGAGTCCCATCGCCTCACCGAGGTCTCCTTCAAGGAAGGCGTGGCCACGTACCTGGAGGTCGCGGACGCGAACACCGCGCTGACGCAGGCGGAGATTGGCCTGGTGGGTGAGCGGCTGCAGGCCTCGCTCGCCGGCCTGCGCCTGCTGCGCGCGGTGGGCGCGTTCGGCGCCCGTCCCCTGACGACGGACCTCAAGGTGGAGACCTCGGAGGCGCCGTTCCTCCAGCCGCTGCCGGAGCAGACGCAGCCGACGCAGCCCACCCAGGAAGGGCCGGCGGACGCCCCCCGGCAGCCGTAA
- a CDS encoding MarR family winged helix-turn-helix transcriptional regulator has translation MRGMNGSGEQLERKTKPGSGPGQAGPAGDLPRQAWTLLFELMHTHMRNFPALAAEFDLSPVQAHVLRQLGEGPLAMSTLAAYLSCDASNVTGLVDRMEARGLVVRRSSEQDRRVKMLVLTEDGAALRERLLERIFEPPDAICGLPEEDLCALRDIMRRALGAQ, from the coding sequence ATGAGAGGCATGAACGGGAGCGGCGAGCAGCTGGAGCGGAAGACGAAGCCGGGGAGCGGGCCCGGGCAGGCCGGGCCCGCGGGTGACTTGCCACGCCAGGCGTGGACACTCCTCTTCGAGCTGATGCACACGCACATGCGCAACTTCCCCGCACTGGCGGCGGAGTTCGACCTGTCGCCGGTGCAGGCGCACGTGTTGCGACAGCTGGGGGAAGGGCCGCTGGCCATGAGCACGCTGGCCGCCTACTTGTCGTGTGACGCGTCCAATGTCACGGGCCTGGTGGACCGGATGGAGGCGCGCGGACTGGTGGTGCGCCGCAGCTCCGAGCAGGATCGGCGGGTGAAGATGCTGGTCCTGACGGAGGACGGCGCTGCGCTGCGCGAGCGGCTGCTGGAGCGCATCTTCGAGCCGCCGGACGCCATCTGCGGCCTGCCGGAAGAGGACCTGTGCGCGCTGCGCGACATCATGCGCCGCGCGTTGGGCGCGCAGTAG